From Parcubacteria group bacterium, a single genomic window includes:
- a CDS encoding ABC transporter permease: MNIFDLLKLSTRMFKARTSRTLLTVLGMGVGIGAILFLVGLGYGIQKTLLETITTADSLLTLDVYPGGENKSISPADVETIANQEGVERVSPVYETMGQMKFDNLVSDSKILAVDPDFNRLDGVKIAEGDDINDDEVNGTVISSSLAKIFEKEPQEMLGGELTLYLPEIGEKKGQKFELKTKIVGFTDKKDILVYMNNKAVDRVVSNLQFSRLKVKCNSSSILPGIREKLTNNGFIVSALTDLINQVDKAFGVIRVILGFFGAIALMVSAIGMFNTMTVSLLERTEEIGIMKSIGASNYDILWMFVFESTIMGFLGGLSGLIIGFIGGQLFNFLVNFLAQRFGGYATSLLYFPGWFLLFILAVATLVGFTTGVIPARRASATDPLEALRYK, translated from the coding sequence ATGAACATATTTGATCTGTTAAAACTTTCTACTCGGATGTTTAAGGCGAGAACGTCACGGACACTTCTCACTGTTTTGGGCATGGGCGTCGGAATCGGGGCGATTCTTTTTCTGGTCGGGTTGGGCTATGGAATCCAGAAAACTCTCCTGGAAACAATCACCACGGCCGATTCTCTTTTAACGCTGGATGTTTATCCGGGCGGGGAGAATAAGTCGATCAGTCCGGCGGATGTTGAGACAATTGCCAACCAAGAGGGGGTCGAAAGGGTTAGTCCGGTTTACGAAACAATGGGACAGATGAAATTTGATAATCTGGTTTCTGATTCGAAAATTCTAGCAGTCGATCCAGACTTTAACCGGCTGGACGGTGTTAAGATTGCCGAGGGGGATGATATCAATGATGATGAAGTGAATGGTACGGTTATTTCCAGTTCGCTGGCAAAGATTTTCGAAAAAGAACCGCAAGAGATGTTGGGCGGAGAGTTAACACTCTATTTGCCGGAAATTGGGGAAAAAAAGGGACAAAAATTTGAACTGAAAACGAAGATTGTCGGTTTTACGGACAAAAAAGACATTTTGGTTTATATGAATAACAAAGCGGTAGATAGAGTTGTCTCCAATTTGCAATTTAGCCGGCTCAAAGTTAAGTGTAATTCCAGTTCAATCTTGCCCGGCATCCGGGAAAAATTGACCAATAATGGCTTTATTGTTTCCGCGCTGACTGATCTGATTAATCAAGTGGATAAAGCTTTTGGAGTAATTCGCGTGATTTTGGGATTCTTTGGTGCGATTGCGCTGATGGTCAGCGCCATCGGAATGTTCAATACGATGACTGTTTCGCTCTTGGAGCGGACAGAGGAAATTGGCATCATGAAATCAATCGGCGCTTCCAATTATGATATTTTATGGATGTTCGTTTTTGAATCGACCATCATGGGTTTTTTGGGCGGTCTTTCGGGGCTTATCATCGGTTTTATTGGCGGGCAACTTTTCAATTTTTTAGTTAATTTTTTGGCGCAACGGTTTGGCGGATATGCGACATCGCTTCTGTATTTTCCCGGTTGGTTTCTGCTCTTCATCCTAGCAGTGGCAACGCTGGTGGGTTTCACAACTGGAGTGATCCCAGCGCGACGCGCCAGCGCGACTGATCCATTGGAAGCCTTGCGGTATAAATAA
- a CDS encoding ABC transporter ATP-binding protein, whose product MPNEVPNITVKEVNVIYNQGKLNEMRSLEEVSLEIFPEEFVIIFGPSGCGKSTLLYTISGLQKPTSGAVMIDGEDISAYSKKQMAWFHRRKMGMVFQAFYLIGSLTILDNVCLPKTFDGVKMSERKIKALELLERFNISNQADKFPSELSGGQKQRVSIARALVNDPEIILADEPVGNLDSKSSHIVMSILKDLNEIDKKTVILVTHDPAHLVFGDKIVHMRDGKIIKIELVKKQKIAPAESFVFKDGKVRDDFFKEEYIPLDLRHLMRSFRGLTGSQVGNLLVPFKAQQIFSHLFFSMTNDQIEKAIKKLEDFLYSKINFESFLKDLDMPVEQGGAGWDKRIAERFSAEIQQMVMQASKISFTEKNKTAQELAEYLNFKLKLNLDEARNSLLVGALIDRLENRIGKEEFEKIMDISAKHEGLDFDKRTATKIAKEVELLLLLRYSG is encoded by the coding sequence ATGCCAAACGAAGTACCCAATATTACAGTCAAGGAAGTCAATGTGATCTACAATCAGGGCAAGCTCAATGAGATGCGTTCATTGGAAGAAGTCAGCTTGGAAATTTTTCCCGAGGAGTTTGTAATCATTTTCGGCCCTTCTGGTTGTGGAAAATCAACCCTGCTCTACACGATTTCCGGCTTACAAAAACCGACCAGTGGCGCGGTGATGATTGATGGAGAAGACATCAGCGCTTATTCCAAAAAACAGATGGCTTGGTTTCATCGCCGGAAAATGGGGATGGTTTTTCAAGCTTTCTATCTGATTGGATCGTTGACTATCCTGGACAATGTTTGTCTGCCCAAAACCTTCGATGGCGTAAAGATGTCCGAACGAAAAATCAAAGCGTTGGAACTTCTGGAGCGGTTTAATATTTCTAATCAGGCGGATAAATTCCCTTCGGAACTTTCCGGTGGTCAAAAGCAACGTGTTTCTATCGCGCGCGCACTGGTCAATGATCCGGAAATAATCCTGGCGGATGAGCCGGTAGGAAATCTTGATTCCAAATCTTCCCACATTGTGATGTCGATCCTTAAAGACTTAAATGAGATTGACAAAAAGACCGTCATTTTAGTGACGCATGATCCAGCTCACTTGGTCTTTGGTGACAAAATCGTGCATATGCGCGATGGCAAGATAATCAAAATCGAGCTGGTCAAAAAGCAAAAAATTGCACCGGCGGAAAGTTTTGTTTTCAAGGATGGAAAAGTGCGGGACGATTTCTTCAAGGAGGAATATATTCCACTTGATCTGCGCCATCTGATGCGGTCATTTCGCGGTCTTACGGGCAGCCAGGTAGGAAATCTCTTAGTGCCATTCAAGGCGCAACAGATTTTCTCCCATCTGTTTTTTTCCATGACTAATGATCAGATCGAAAAAGCCATCAAAAAATTGGAAGATTTTCTTTATTCCAAAATAAATTTTGAAAGTTTCCTGAAAGATTTGGATATGCCAGTTGAACAGGGCGGCGCGGGCTGGGATAAGCGTATCGCAGAACGATTTTCCGCCGAAATTCAGCAAATGGTCATGCAGGCGTCAAAAATCAGTTTCACAGAAAAAAATAAGACGGCGCAGGAGTTGGCGGAGTATCTCAATTTTAAATTAAAGTTAAATTTAGACGAGGCTAGAAATAGCCTACTAGTCGGGGCGCTCATAGATCGACTGGAAAATCGAATCGGCAAAGAAGAGTTTGAAAAAATAATGGATATCTCCGCAAAGCATGAGGGGCTTGATTTTGATAAAAGGACAGCGACAAAAATCGCCAAAGAAGTGGAGTTACTTTTGCTTTTACGTTACTCTGGTTAA
- a CDS encoding nucleotidyltransferase family protein, whose translation MQAVILAAGRGKRMKKLTDEIPKPMLKLKGKPILEHKINMLPKEIKEIVFIIGYAGDYIIRHFKRYFAGRRIIYVYQDKMNGTGGALHLARSVLKDKFLVIMGDDLYHKKDLKRMLRHDLAILGYEVEDVSKCGIIKTNKNGRMIDVIENPLRSKDKLANAGAYVLNKKFFDYDLIPKKAGDIEFGLPQTLAVMARDYDVKVEKATAWHAIGSPDDLKAAEKVLHKFI comes from the coding sequence ATGCAAGCAGTAATCCTAGCGGCCGGACGGGGAAAACGGATGAAAAAGCTGACCGATGAAATTCCCAAGCCGATGCTCAAATTGAAAGGCAAGCCGATCTTGGAGCACAAGATTAATATGCTCCCAAAAGAAATTAAGGAGATTGTTTTTATTATCGGCTATGCCGGTGACTATATCATTCGGCATTTTAAAAGGTATTTTGCCGGACGGCGAATTATCTATGTCTATCAAGACAAAATGAATGGCACGGGTGGAGCGTTGCATTTGGCGCGGAGCGTTCTTAAAGACAAATTTTTGGTTATTATGGGCGATGATCTCTATCATAAAAAAGATTTGAAGCGGATGCTGAGGCATGACCTAGCGATTCTGGGTTATGAGGTTGAGGATGTGAGCAAGTGCGGGATTATTAAAACCAATAAAAATGGGCGTATGATTGATGTGATTGAAAACCCGTTGCGATCAAAGGACAAGCTTGCAAATGCCGGTGCGTATGTTTTGAATAAAAAATTTTTTGATTATGATTTGATTCCTAAAAAGGCCGGAGATATCGAATTTGGTTTGCCCCAAACGCTGGCCGTGATGGCTCGCGATTACGATGTTAAAGTGGAAAAAGCGACGGCCTGGCATGCTATCGGCAGTCCGGATGATCTTAAAGCGGCGGAAAAAGTTTTGCATAAGTTTATCTAG